A genomic stretch from Armatimonadota bacterium includes:
- a CDS encoding NUDIX hydrolase yields MTRPGGRPKKRAFSAGGVVFRKSPSGIEVLLLRHERGNWMLPKGTTEAGESDQQVALREVTEETGIRNVRPVADLGEERYEFYWRPHATLYDKTVHYYLLEWLGGEEPTPQREEGFVAAEWVPIEEALRRIRYRETREILRRAQAILQGDSTPASGRTP; encoded by the coding sequence ATGACCCGACCCGGAGGCCGACCGAAAAAGCGTGCGTTCAGCGCCGGCGGGGTCGTGTTCCGCAAGAGCCCGTCGGGCATCGAAGTCCTGCTCCTGCGGCACGAGAGGGGCAACTGGATGCTCCCAAAGGGTACGACGGAAGCCGGCGAGAGCGACCAGCAGGTTGCGCTGCGCGAGGTCACCGAGGAGACCGGGATCCGCAATGTGCGCCCGGTCGCCGATCTCGGAGAGGAGCGCTACGAGTTCTACTGGCGCCCCCACGCGACGCTGTACGACAAGACGGTGCACTACTATCTGCTCGAGTGGCTGGGCGGCGAGGAGCCGACCCCTCAGCGCGAAGAGGGATTCGTCGCCGCGGAGTGGGTCCCGATCGAGGAGGCGTTACGCCGAATCCGCTACCGTGAGACACGTGAGATCCTCAGGCGCGCCCAGGCGATACTGCAGGGCGACTCCACACCCGCATCCGGGAGGACCCCTTGA
- a CDS encoding phenylacetate--CoA ligase family protein yields MRGTPPDRSDRLFDEVEGFRQEQRVRWQLDRLGDVLRTASAPSARSAAQAAGLLWGPAGLEALRRLPVLRKDTLPQLQAASPPLAGWASWDRVRKLYASPGPIYEPEGPGPDYWGFAPALHAAGVRAGDVVLNCYAHHLTPAGSMMEGGLLSLGAIVVPGGVGNTEIQVRAAAHLGATGYVGTPSFLGTLLDKAVEAGVDLGLEVALVSGERMPESVRRRFSDAGIRTQQAYATADVGLIAYECPLRSGMHTAARCIVELLDPASGDPVSEDAPGEVVVTLLDSTYPLLRLATGDLAQWTAEPCPCGRTAPRLRGILGRVGEAVKVRGMFVHPAELRAAMEEHPRVIRYQFVVVRAGGQDELIARLEAAPDPALEEAVRRSVRAHARLRCRVDFVPAGTIAADAAMLTDARTWEDGAL; encoded by the coding sequence ATGCGGGGTACTCCGCCGGATCGTTCGGATCGCCTGTTCGACGAGGTCGAGGGGTTCCGGCAAGAACAGCGGGTGCGTTGGCAGCTGGACCGCCTGGGCGATGTCCTGCGCACGGCGTCGGCGCCCTCCGCCCGCAGCGCGGCCCAGGCGGCGGGGCTGCTATGGGGGCCGGCGGGACTCGAGGCGCTGCGCCGCCTGCCGGTACTGCGCAAGGACACCTTGCCCCAACTGCAGGCGGCTTCGCCTCCCCTCGCTGGCTGGGCGTCGTGGGACCGCGTCCGCAAACTGTACGCGTCGCCCGGCCCGATCTACGAACCCGAGGGGCCGGGGCCGGACTACTGGGGGTTTGCGCCCGCGCTCCACGCGGCCGGTGTGCGGGCCGGCGACGTGGTCCTCAACTGCTACGCCCACCACCTGACGCCTGCGGGATCGATGATGGAAGGAGGGCTGCTGAGCCTGGGCGCGATCGTCGTCCCCGGCGGCGTAGGGAACACCGAGATCCAGGTGCGCGCCGCGGCGCACCTGGGCGCGACCGGCTACGTTGGCACACCGAGCTTCCTGGGGACGTTGCTGGACAAGGCCGTCGAAGCCGGCGTCGACCTGGGGTTGGAGGTCGCGCTCGTCTCGGGGGAGAGGATGCCCGAGTCGGTGCGCCGCCGATTCTCGGATGCCGGCATCCGCACGCAGCAGGCGTACGCCACCGCGGACGTCGGCCTGATCGCCTACGAGTGCCCGCTGCGTTCGGGCATGCACACCGCGGCCCGGTGCATCGTGGAGCTGCTGGACCCCGCCTCGGGCGACCCGGTATCGGAGGATGCCCCGGGCGAGGTCGTGGTCACGCTGCTAGACTCCACGTACCCGCTGTTGCGGCTGGCCACCGGGGACCTGGCGCAGTGGACGGCCGAGCCGTGCCCGTGCGGCCGCACCGCCCCGCGGCTGCGCGGGATCCTCGGTCGGGTCGGGGAAGCGGTCAAGGTGCGTGGGATGTTCGTACACCCCGCCGAGCTGCGCGCGGCCATGGAAGAGCATCCGCGGGTGATCCGCTACCAGTTCGTCGTGGTGCGGGCCGGCGGCCAGGACGAGCTGATCGCGCGGCTGGAGGCGGCGCCCGACCCCGCCCTGGAAGAAGCGGTGCGCCGCTCCGTGAGGGCGCATGCGCGGCTGCGTTGTAGGGTCGATTTCGTCCCCGCGGGCACCATCGCCGCCGACGCAGCGATGCTCACCGACGCCCGCACATGGGAGGATGGGGCTCTTTGA
- the speE gene encoding polyamine aminopropyltransferase, translating to MTEWFHDTGGEGFAHAYRIDEVLFDARSPYQHVRVVRTPTFGRMLVLDDAVQTTETDEFIYHEMLAHLPLVTHPNPKSLLIIGGGDGGLLEEGLKHPLERAVMVEIDRMVVDATVRFIPEIPAGAFDDPRAELRIQDGFAYVRETPLRFDVALVDSTDPQGPSVPLFGAEFYGDLHRILADDGVLAVQSGSPFYQRDLIGQVRRNMGQHFPIVRTYVATVPTYPGVLWSFTLGSKRYDPLQTDPERIASRIDHLGLRYYTADRHHCALRPPPFLRQIADGA from the coding sequence ATGACCGAGTGGTTCCACGACACCGGGGGCGAGGGGTTCGCGCACGCCTACCGCATCGACGAGGTGTTGTTCGACGCCCGGTCGCCCTACCAGCACGTGAGAGTCGTCCGCACGCCGACGTTCGGCCGCATGCTCGTTCTCGACGATGCCGTGCAGACGACCGAGACTGACGAGTTCATCTACCACGAAATGCTGGCGCACCTGCCCCTTGTAACCCATCCGAACCCGAAGTCGCTGCTGATCATCGGCGGCGGGGACGGCGGGTTGCTGGAGGAGGGGCTGAAGCACCCGCTCGAACGCGCAGTGATGGTCGAGATCGACAGGATGGTGGTGGACGCCACCGTGCGCTTCATCCCTGAGATTCCGGCCGGCGCGTTCGACGACCCCCGCGCGGAGCTGCGGATCCAAGACGGCTTCGCATACGTGCGCGAGACCCCGCTGCGCTTCGACGTGGCCCTCGTCGACTCCACGGACCCCCAGGGGCCGTCGGTGCCGCTGTTCGGCGCGGAGTTCTACGGCGACCTGCACCGGATTCTCGCCGACGACGGCGTCCTCGCCGTCCAGAGCGGATCCCCTTTCTACCAGCGTGACCTGATCGGGCAGGTCAGGCGCAACATGGGGCAGCACTTCCCGATCGTGCGAACCTACGTCGCCACCGTACCGACCTATCCCGGGGTCCTCTGGTCGTTCACGCTCGGTTCCAAGAGGTACGATCCCCTGCAGACCGATCCAGAACGCATCGCATCGCGGATCGATCACCTCGGTCTGCGCTACTACACCGCCGACCGACATCACTGCGCCTTGCGTCCCCCGCCGTTCCTCCGCCAGATCGCGGACGGCGCGTAG
- a CDS encoding arginine decarboxylase, pyruvoyl-dependent, giving the protein MWETPKAITIAAGAAEGATEINAFDHALMDAGIANLNLLRVTSILPAGVRVVPMRGITEGMLMPAVYARIASHVPGERIAAAVGVGLSEDAYGVIMEYSHKGTAENAEQIVRRMVDEAFAIRELRLREVLVGAKEHVVDRIGCVVAAVLFWPD; this is encoded by the coding sequence ATGTGGGAAACTCCGAAGGCCATAACGATCGCCGCCGGCGCCGCCGAGGGCGCGACCGAGATCAACGCGTTCGACCACGCTCTGATGGACGCGGGCATCGCGAACCTGAACCTCCTGCGGGTCACGAGCATCCTTCCCGCGGGCGTCCGGGTCGTTCCGATGCGCGGGATCACGGAGGGGATGCTGATGCCGGCGGTGTATGCGCGCATCGCCAGCCACGTTCCGGGAGAGCGCATCGCCGCCGCGGTCGGCGTCGGGCTGAGCGAGGACGCCTACGGGGTCATCATGGAGTACTCACACAAGGGCACCGCGGAGAACGCCGAGCAGATCGTTCGTCGCATGGTCGACGAGGCCTTCGCCATCCGCGAGCTGCGGCTGCGCGAGGTGCTCGTCGGTGCGAAGGAACACGTCGTCGACCGGATCGGCTGCGTCGTCGCCGCGGTTCTATTCTGGCCGGACTGA
- the rpsU gene encoding 30S ribosomal protein S21: MATVRVGKDESLDSALRRFKRQVQRSGILVEAKRHEHYEKPSDKRRRKAAKRARKASR; encoded by the coding sequence TTGGCCACTGTCCGCGTGGGGAAGGACGAGTCGCTGGACAGCGCCCTCCGCCGGTTCAAGCGCCAGGTCCAGCGTTCGGGCATCCTCGTAGAGGCCAAGCGGCACGAGCACTACGAGAAGCCCAGCGACAAGCGGCGCCGCAAGGCCGCCAAGCGGGCCCGCAAGGCATCCCGGTAG
- a CDS encoding GGDEF domain-containing protein gives MGAGAGHTVAYRLYAAVWFGVGCAIAVAAVPRVVRLEPSYLFFLALSAVGNLIVVRLAGGVLYTMQGAVALAAAWLYGWPVLVPINLLSTVILLATQRASLWRGMLYFGNATVTMSAAAGVFKRLVTGPLEITTSWGDAAALLLCGGLFAASSALVAGVGRYLDTGDRAHVTPSRWAYLTVFALVFYVPSSYLMVAAFLAGRGGSALTVAVWLLASLAIKGFVEMREANTRLEEAMQALHEASITDALTGLFNRRHFNERLEDEFQRAARYGQPLSVLIADLRGLKRVNDTMGHAAGDEVLRQVASALRQAIRTTDLAFRIGGDEFAFVVPSTDAHGAAALADALAAEIRQTPIHVGDAVIRVAMTVGSATYPQDGATPGQLVLAADTAMYRAREWAARPPVQTDLAAPGPTPAADPPLHPWGQEPAP, from the coding sequence GTGGGCGCCGGGGCGGGGCACACGGTTGCGTACCGTCTGTACGCCGCCGTGTGGTTCGGTGTGGGTTGCGCAATCGCCGTCGCGGCCGTCCCCCGGGTCGTCCGGCTCGAGCCCTCCTACCTGTTCTTCCTGGCCCTGTCGGCCGTCGGGAACCTCATCGTCGTCCGCCTGGCCGGCGGGGTGCTGTACACCATGCAGGGCGCCGTCGCCCTGGCGGCCGCCTGGCTTTACGGGTGGCCGGTGCTCGTCCCCATCAACCTGCTGTCCACGGTCATCCTCCTGGCGACGCAGCGGGCGAGCCTGTGGCGCGGGATGCTGTACTTCGGCAACGCGACGGTGACGATGTCGGCCGCGGCGGGGGTGTTCAAACGCCTGGTCACCGGACCGCTGGAGATCACGACATCGTGGGGCGATGCCGCGGCGCTGCTGCTGTGCGGAGGTCTGTTCGCGGCGTCCAGCGCCCTGGTGGCCGGGGTCGGCCGCTACCTCGACACCGGAGATCGCGCCCACGTGACCCCAAGCCGGTGGGCCTACCTGACGGTGTTCGCGCTCGTGTTCTACGTGCCGTCGTCGTACCTGATGGTCGCCGCGTTCCTCGCGGGTCGTGGGGGCAGCGCGCTCACCGTCGCGGTGTGGCTGCTGGCCAGCCTGGCGATCAAGGGGTTCGTCGAGATGCGCGAGGCGAACACGCGACTGGAGGAGGCGATGCAGGCGCTGCACGAAGCGTCGATCACCGACGCCCTCACGGGCCTGTTCAACCGGCGCCACTTCAACGAGCGTCTCGAGGACGAGTTCCAGCGCGCCGCGCGCTACGGTCAGCCCCTGTCCGTGCTGATCGCCGATCTGCGCGGGCTCAAGCGGGTGAACGACACGATGGGGCACGCCGCCGGCGACGAAGTCCTCCGCCAGGTGGCCTCTGCCCTCCGCCAGGCCATCCGGACGACGGACCTTGCGTTCCGCATCGGCGGCGACGAGTTCGCCTTCGTCGTCCCCAGCACCGATGCCCATGGCGCGGCCGCCCTGGCCGACGCGCTGGCCGCGGAAATCCGGCAGACGCCCATCCACGTGGGCGATGCGGTCATACGCGTCGCCATGACGGTCGGCAGTGCCACCTATCCACAGGACGGGGCGACACCCGGTCAGCTCGTCCTTGCCGCAGACACCGCCATGTACCGCGCCCGGGAGTGGGCTGCCCGACCGCCAGTCCAGACCGACCTGGCTGCGCCAGGTCCAACCCCGGCGGCCGATCCGCCCCTCCACCCATGGGGCCAGGAGCCCGCACCCTGA
- a CDS encoding branched-chain amino acid ABC transporter permease, with translation MTPQFVLEGTVIGLAVGSIYALIALGFVVLYKSTKILNLAHGELVLFGGYLAIAATYGLAGWLPAGAAFAFGIAVTLLVAAALGFAVERAVMRPLFGQPLLSVIIVTLALGYVIRGLMVGLWGAETRTFPPIVPPTVVEVLSVPVSLVGVWSAVSALVLLVLFSLFFRYTLWGIAMRAAANEQLTASTLGVSLKRAFAYAWAFAAVAGAVGGILLGLWLGVNFALSTVGLKALAAVILGGLDSIPGAIAGGLAVGVVETVVGGYIDAFVRLFGQPLHGFKEVTAYLVILLVLILRPHGLFGTEHIERL, from the coding sequence ATGACACCCCAGTTCGTCCTCGAGGGCACGGTCATCGGGCTGGCCGTCGGCTCGATCTACGCGCTGATCGCTCTCGGCTTCGTCGTCCTGTATAAGTCCACGAAGATCCTCAACCTTGCGCACGGCGAACTCGTCCTGTTCGGCGGATATCTCGCCATCGCGGCCACCTACGGCCTTGCGGGTTGGCTCCCGGCGGGTGCCGCATTCGCCTTCGGGATCGCCGTCACCCTACTGGTCGCCGCCGCGCTGGGATTTGCGGTGGAGCGGGCGGTGATGCGCCCCCTGTTCGGCCAGCCGCTGTTGTCGGTGATCATCGTCACGCTGGCGCTGGGTTACGTCATCCGAGGCCTGATGGTGGGCCTGTGGGGCGCGGAGACGCGCACCTTCCCACCCATCGTCCCGCCCACCGTGGTGGAAGTGCTCTCCGTGCCGGTCTCGCTCGTCGGCGTCTGGAGCGCGGTATCGGCTCTGGTGCTGCTCGTGCTGTTCTCACTGTTCTTCCGGTACACGCTGTGGGGGATCGCAATGCGGGCGGCCGCCAACGAGCAGCTGACCGCCTCGACCCTCGGCGTCAGCCTCAAGCGCGCCTTCGCCTACGCGTGGGCGTTCGCCGCGGTCGCTGGGGCGGTCGGCGGAATCCTCCTGGGCCTGTGGCTGGGCGTCAACTTCGCCCTGAGCACCGTGGGTCTGAAGGCGCTCGCCGCGGTGATCCTGGGGGGGCTGGACAGCATCCCGGGTGCGATCGCCGGCGGACTCGCGGTAGGCGTGGTGGAGACGGTGGTCGGCGGTTACATCGATGCCTTCGTGAGGCTGTTCGGCCAGCCCCTGCACGGATTCAAGGAGGTGACCGCGTACTTGGTGATCCTGCTCGTGCTGATCCTCCGCCCCCACGGCTTGTTCGGGACCGAGCACATCGAACGCCTATAG
- a CDS encoding GatB/YqeY domain-containing protein — MTLSERLLADLQTALRNRDDVRVSTIRLARAAIHNAEIERRRPLSDEEIQEILRREIRRRREAIDAYRRAQREEAAHREELEMAVLMEYLPAAAP; from the coding sequence ATGACACTCTCCGAACGCTTGCTGGCGGACCTGCAGACCGCCCTGCGAAACCGGGACGACGTGCGCGTCTCCACGATCCGGCTCGCCCGTGCGGCCATCCACAACGCCGAGATCGAGCGGCGGCGCCCCCTCTCGGACGAGGAGATCCAAGAGATCCTGCGCCGCGAGATCAGGCGGCGGCGCGAGGCGATTGACGCCTACCGGCGTGCGCAGCGCGAGGAGGCCGCCCACCGCGAGGAACTCGAAATGGCAGTGCTCATGGAGTACCTGCCCGCAGCCGCGCCGTGA
- a CDS encoding ABC transporter ATP-binding protein: MIPAVGPNLPLVDTILGVSDLTLRFAGVAAVDGLSFRLRAGELLGIIGPNGAGKTSVLNCVNGFYRPQAGRITFLERDVTHAAPHARAALGISRTFQNIALYPHMTVLANILSGRLIHMHTNLLACGVYWGPGQREVLTHRERVEQIIDFLEIEPYRDHLVSELPYGIQKKVELGRALAMEPRLLLLDEPMAGMSVEEKADMARYILELREVHGIPMILIEHDMGVVMDLCDRLIAMDYGRKIAEGPPGEIQQHPDVIRAYLGEEHGVAEAAGGR; this comes from the coding sequence ATGATTCCGGCAGTGGGACCCAACCTCCCGCTGGTCGACACCATCCTCGGCGTCAGCGACCTGACGCTCAGATTCGCCGGCGTGGCCGCCGTCGACGGCCTATCGTTCCGCCTCCGGGCGGGCGAACTGCTGGGGATCATCGGTCCCAACGGCGCCGGCAAGACCAGCGTCCTCAACTGCGTCAACGGCTTCTACCGTCCGCAGGCGGGTCGCATCACCTTCCTCGAGCGGGACGTGACCCACGCCGCTCCCCATGCGCGGGCGGCGCTCGGAATCTCGCGGACCTTCCAGAACATCGCACTGTATCCACACATGACCGTCCTCGCGAACATCCTGTCCGGCCGGCTCATCCACATGCACACCAACCTCCTCGCCTGCGGCGTGTACTGGGGGCCGGGTCAGCGGGAGGTTCTCACCCACCGGGAGCGCGTCGAGCAGATCATCGACTTCCTGGAAATCGAGCCCTATCGGGACCACCTCGTCTCCGAGCTGCCGTACGGCATCCAGAAGAAGGTCGAACTCGGGCGCGCGCTGGCCATGGAGCCCCGACTGCTGCTGCTGGACGAGCCGATGGCCGGGATGAGCGTCGAGGAGAAGGCTGATATGGCCCGTTACATCCTCGAGCTCCGCGAGGTCCACGGCATCCCGATGATCCTGATCGAGCATGACATGGGCGTCGTGATGGACCTGTGCGACCGGCTGATCGCCATGGACTACGGGCGGAAGATCGCCGAAGGACCGCCCGGCGAGATCCAGCAGCATCCCGACGTCATCCGTGCCTATCTCGGCGAGGAACACGGAGTCGCCGAAGCGGCGGGTGGGCGGTGA
- a CDS encoding AMP-binding protein produces the protein MSAQAVLERPPAVGPQVEAALDTFPKRLVHNAERFGDRVAFREKEFGIWQEITWRQYLEHARACAGGLLSLGMRRGDVIALIGDNRPELYYVAMGAQSIGGVSCGMYQDTLAEQLAELIDFADARFVFCEDQEQTDKILAMESRLPKVERIIVEDWRGMWRYRHPKLVSFRDLEARGAEINAHTPDRFSHEIAQGRSSDVAIFCLTSGTTAVPKLAMLSHGNLLSQGRDFLAVERHVSPSDEFLSFLPFAWIGEQMISYTLHQLVGFTVNFPEEPETVQRDFREIGPHFIFAPARIYEGIHSSISVRMLDAGRMRRAIYDRAIALAARIADLEAEGRHVAPWLKLAWHAAYWTVYRPLLDKVGLVRMRVAWNGGASLGPDYFRFFRGLGLNLKQIYGQTEIAGISCVHRDGQVRFWTMGTPIANTELRVTEDGEIVSRSPSVFQGYYRNPEATARALRDGWLHSGDTGALDPSGDVILFDRADDIITLADGTRIPPRVVEDMLKFTPYVEQAMVLAPQRPYLAAILNIDFRNVGKWAEDRGLAYTSYMDLSQKPEVLDLLERIVRETNDRLQPAWRIRAFVSLYKEFDPDDDELTRTRKLRRRHIADRYRELIDAIYAGAPRFETTVTIRYEDGRIATLQPVMEIRRVDGTS, from the coding sequence GTGAGCGCGCAGGCCGTCCTTGAGCGTCCGCCGGCGGTGGGCCCGCAGGTCGAAGCCGCACTCGACACGTTCCCCAAACGGCTGGTGCACAACGCAGAGCGCTTCGGCGACCGCGTCGCCTTCCGGGAGAAGGAGTTCGGCATCTGGCAGGAGATCACGTGGCGCCAGTACCTAGAACACGCGCGCGCCTGCGCCGGCGGATTGCTGTCTTTGGGGATGCGCCGGGGTGACGTCATCGCCCTCATCGGTGACAACCGGCCGGAACTCTACTACGTCGCGATGGGCGCCCAGTCAATCGGGGGTGTCTCCTGCGGAATGTACCAAGACACCCTGGCCGAGCAGCTGGCCGAGCTGATCGACTTCGCCGACGCGCGCTTCGTCTTCTGCGAGGACCAGGAGCAGACCGACAAGATCCTGGCGATGGAGTCGAGGCTGCCGAAGGTCGAACGCATCATCGTCGAGGACTGGCGCGGCATGTGGCGGTACCGCCACCCGAAGCTCGTGAGCTTCCGCGACCTCGAAGCGCGCGGTGCGGAGATCAACGCACACACCCCGGACCGGTTCTCCCATGAGATCGCGCAGGGCCGGAGCTCGGACGTCGCCATCTTCTGCCTGACTTCGGGCACGACCGCCGTGCCGAAGCTGGCGATGCTCAGCCATGGGAACCTCCTCAGCCAGGGGCGCGACTTCCTCGCGGTGGAGCGGCACGTCTCGCCGAGCGACGAGTTTCTGAGTTTTTTGCCCTTCGCGTGGATCGGCGAGCAGATGATCTCCTACACGCTGCACCAGCTGGTCGGCTTCACCGTGAACTTCCCGGAGGAACCCGAAACGGTGCAGCGGGACTTCCGGGAGATCGGGCCGCACTTCATCTTCGCTCCGGCCCGGATCTACGAGGGCATCCACTCCTCGATCTCGGTGCGCATGCTGGACGCCGGACGGATGCGCCGCGCGATCTACGATCGGGCCATCGCGCTGGCCGCCCGGATCGCCGATCTCGAAGCCGAGGGGCGCCACGTCGCGCCCTGGCTAAAGCTGGCCTGGCACGCAGCGTACTGGACCGTCTATCGCCCCCTGCTGGACAAGGTCGGGTTGGTCCGCATGCGCGTCGCCTGGAACGGCGGCGCGTCGCTGGGGCCGGACTACTTCCGTTTCTTCCGCGGCCTGGGCCTCAACCTCAAGCAGATCTACGGACAGACCGAGATCGCCGGCATCTCGTGCGTGCACCGCGACGGCCAGGTGCGGTTCTGGACGATGGGGACACCGATCGCCAACACCGAGCTTCGCGTCACCGAAGACGGCGAGATCGTCAGCCGCAGTCCGTCGGTGTTCCAGGGCTACTACCGGAACCCCGAGGCCACCGCGCGGGCCCTGCGGGACGGGTGGCTGCACTCCGGGGACACCGGCGCGCTGGATCCGAGTGGAGACGTCATCCTCTTCGACCGCGCCGACGACATCATCACGCTGGCCGACGGTACGCGCATCCCTCCGCGCGTCGTCGAGGACATGCTGAAGTTCACCCCATACGTCGAGCAGGCGATGGTCCTCGCCCCGCAGCGCCCGTACCTCGCGGCGATTCTCAACATCGATTTCCGCAACGTCGGGAAGTGGGCCGAAGACCGCGGACTGGCCTACACGTCGTACATGGACTTGTCCCAGAAGCCGGAGGTGCTGGACCTCCTCGAGCGGATTGTCCGGGAGACCAACGACCGTCTGCAACCGGCGTGGCGCATCCGGGCCTTCGTGTCGCTGTACAAGGAGTTCGATCCCGACGACGATGAGCTAACCCGCACCCGTAAGCTGCGGCGCCGGCACATCGCCGACCGGTACCGGGAGCTGATCGACGCGATCTACGCGGGCGCACCACGCTTCGAGACCACGGTCACGATCCGCTACGAGGATGGCAGGATTGCCACGCTGCAGCCGGTGATGGAGATCCGCCGCGTCGACGGGACGTCGTGA
- the speB gene encoding agmatinase, with protein sequence MAWAARLAIRRPLTSVRYLASADHPAPDAAIVGIPYDRTQSHRRGAAVGPQAIREASHSIETYSPELDRDLQEVRLADLGDLPVSDLQPPAMLDAVQRAVASLDPAVLTVLLGGDHTVTVGAVRALAARHPDLVVVQFDAHADFRDEYEGSRWSHACTMRRIWEVVGDGRIVQLGVRSGTRDELAFAQTHCRWSLSPLAAPETVLRELHDRPVYLSTDIDVLDPAYAPGVGNPEPGGPSSAELMEALRLLGEVRVVAADVVETSPPHDPSSTTAVAAAKIVRELVLAFAGRRR encoded by the coding sequence GTGGCATGGGCCGCACGGCTGGCGATCCGGAGACCGCTGACTTCGGTGCGCTATTTGGCATCTGCCGATCACCCCGCGCCCGACGCCGCGATCGTTGGGATCCCCTACGACCGTACTCAGTCCCACCGCCGCGGCGCCGCTGTCGGACCCCAGGCGATCCGCGAGGCTTCCCACAGCATCGAAACCTACAGCCCTGAGCTGGACCGCGACCTGCAGGAAGTACGCCTCGCGGACCTGGGAGACCTGCCGGTTAGCGATCTACAGCCGCCGGCGATGCTGGACGCGGTACAGCGGGCGGTGGCGTCCTTGGACCCGGCGGTGCTGACCGTCTTGCTCGGCGGCGACCACACCGTCACGGTCGGTGCGGTCCGGGCCCTCGCCGCGCGCCATCCCGACCTGGTCGTGGTGCAGTTCGACGCCCACGCCGACTTTCGGGACGAGTATGAGGGGTCCAGATGGTCGCACGCCTGCACGATGCGCCGCATCTGGGAGGTTGTGGGCGACGGCCGGATCGTACAGCTCGGCGTTCGGTCGGGAACCCGCGACGAACTCGCGTTCGCCCAAACGCACTGCCGCTGGAGCCTGAGCCCGCTGGCTGCGCCGGAGACCGTGCTGCGCGAGCTGCACGACCGTCCCGTGTACCTGTCGACGGACATAGACGTCCTCGATCCCGCCTACGCACCGGGCGTCGGCAACCCGGAACCCGGGGGTCCTTCGTCCGCCGAGCTGATGGAGGCGCTCCGGCTGCTGGGGGAGGTCCGCGTGGTTGCGGCCGACGTCGTCGAGACATCGCCCCCCCACGATCCGTCCAGCACGACGGCCGTGGCCGCCGCCAAAATCGTCCGGGAACTCGTCCTCGCGTTCGCGGGACGCAGGCGGTAG